From Phragmites australis chromosome 5, lpPhrAust1.1, whole genome shotgun sequence, a single genomic window includes:
- the LOC133918980 gene encoding uncharacterized protein LOC133918980: MSAEPNPRDMMHEALKARDAAERKFHAGNIKGAWRSAIKAHNLCPSLDGISQMVSTLEVHLASESKTGGESDWYRIMSLNAYADEEEVKKQYRKLALQLHPDKNKSVGAEAAFKLISEAWSVLSDKSRKMLYDQKRRDHPVVNGANGLYTYDKKANKRARKSAAATSAVAEATTRPAGVDTFWTSCNRCRMQYEYLRIYLNHNLLCPNCHHAFMAVETGYPCNGTTSSFSWTTKPQQQKNHNTVDHSYNSASRTSSIPGTGHGAYQQENTYESYNNQSFQFSQYPKTTDAAANAYSTQALEKSKRKHEENYIYNYFPSGNEYPSRRGRHSNRRRNINNCYASVDCNGETVAATADTTVIADTGRVNCTSGEKFRSAVSGRKANVLREIFQLDTRGLLLEKAKAAVREKLQVLNISTSTQFKAERKQKHVDNNLKVNGILSDNRINKCKIYNSKDADVEILATDEKNPEQKRVPVSIDVPDPDFHDFDKDRTERAFGNDQVWATYDSEDGMPRLYAMVQKVISMKPFRIRMSFLNSKSNSELAPISWIASGFTKTCGDFRVGRYQITETVNIFSHRVSWSKGPRGIIKITPQKGDTWALYRNWSPDWNELTPDDVVYKYEVVEVIDDFTEEQGVTVIPLLKVAGFKAIFHRHTGPDVIRRIPKEELFRFSHRVPSRLLTGEEGDKSPKGCHELDPAATPVDLLKVITDVKEDAAHGIAE, encoded by the coding sequence ATGAGTGCCGAGCCAAATCCCCGAGACATGATGCACGAAGCCCTCAAAGCAAGGGATGCAGCAGAGCGCAAGTTCCATGCGGGTAACATCAAGGGTGCCTGGAGGTCAGCAATCAAGGCGCATAACTTATGCCCATCACTTGATGGCATATCTCAGATGGTCTCGACACTTGAGGTTCACCTTGCTTCTGAGTCAAAGACTGGTGGGGAGAGCGACTGGTACCGCATAATGTCTCTCAATGCCTATgccgatgaggaggaggtgaaGAAACAGTACAGAAAACTAGCTCTCCAGTTGCACCCAGACAAGAACAAGTCGGTTGGTGCAGAGGCTGCCTTCAAACTTATCTCAGAGGCGTGGAGTGTGTTGTCTGACAAGAGCAGGAAGATGCTCTATGATCAGAAGAGGAGAGATCATCCCGTCGTGAATGGGGCCAACGGTTTGTATACTTATGATAAGAAGGCAAATAAGCGAGCTCGGAAAAGTGCCGCAGCCACCTCTGCAGTAGCTGAGGCTACTACTCGTCCTGCGGGGGTGGACACATTCTGGACATCATGCAACCGCTGTCGGATGCAGTATGAGTACTTGAGAATTTATCTGAATCACAACCTTCTTTGCCCAAACTGTCACCATGCATTCATGGCTGTAGAAACTGGATATCCCTGCAATGGAACCACTTCTTCGTTTTCCTGGACAACCAAGCCACAGCAGCAGAAGAACCACAATACTGTTGATCATTCGTATAACTCAGCGAGCAGGACCTCAAGCATTCCAGGCACAGGACATGGAGCATACCAACAAGAGAATACTTATGAGTCCTACAATAACCAAAGTTTCCAGTTCAGTCAGTACCCCAAGACAACAGATGCTGCTGCTAATGCTTACAGTACACAGGCCTTGGAGaaatcaaaaagaaaacatgaggagaactacATATACAATTATTTTCCTAGTGGCAATGAGTATCCATCAAGGCGTGGACGGCATTCAAACAGGAGGCGCAATATTAATAATTGTTATGCATCCGTGGACTGTAATGGGGAGACTGTGGCTGCCACTGCAGATACTACTGTGATTGCTGATACAGGAAGGGTTAATTGTACATCAGGGGAGAAGTTTAGATCTGCAGTAAGTGGAAGAAAAGCTAATGTCTTGAGGGAGATCTTCCAACTTGACACCCGAGGTCTTCTTCTTGAAAAAGCCAAGGCAGCAGTTCGGGAAAAATTACAAGTTTTGAATATTTCAACATCTACCCAGTTTAAAgcagaaagaaaacaaaagcatGTTGACAACAATTTAAAGGTTAATGGTATCCTCTCTGATAATAGAATCAACAAATGCAAGATATACAACTCAAAAGATGCTGATGTTGAAATTCTTGCAACTGATGAAAAGAATCCGGAACAGAAACGTGTACCTGTGTCCATCGATGTCCCAGACCCAGATTTCCATGATTTTGATAAAGATCGCACAGAAAGAGCTTTTGGCAATGATCAGGTATGGGCTACATACGACAGTGAAGATGGCATGCCTCGTCTGTATGCAATGGTGCAGAAAGTTATTTCAATGAAACCTTTCAGAATCCGTATGAGCTTCCTCAATTCTAAGTCCAACAGTGAACTGGCTCCAATAAGCTGGATCGCATCAGGTTTCACAAAGACATGTGGTGATTTTAGGGTTGGAAGATACCAGATTACTGAAACAGTAAACATTTTTTCCCACAGAGTTAGCTGGAGTAAAGGTCCTCGGGGAATTATCAAGATTACACCACAGAAAGGTGATACGTGGGCTTTGTACCGGAACTGGTCTCCTGATTGGAATGAGCTTACACCTGATGATGTGGTATACAAGTATGAGGTAGTAGAAGTGATTGATGACTTCACTGAAGAGCAAGGTGTGACTGTCATCCCACTGCTGAAGGTAGCTGGTTTCAAagccatcttccacaggcacaCTGGCCCTGATGTGATCAGAAGAATACCAAAGGAAGAGCTTTTTCGCTTCTCACATAGGGTTCCTTCTCGGCTGCTCACTGGGGAAGAAGGCGATAAGTCTCCAAAAGGCTGCCATGAATTGGACCCTGCTGCAACTCCAGTTGACCTTCTTAAGGTTATTACGGATGTTAAGGAAGATGCCGCGCATGGAATTGCCGAGTAG